In the genome of Engraulis encrasicolus isolate BLACKSEA-1 chromosome 21, IST_EnEncr_1.0, whole genome shotgun sequence, the window GTTAGGTCTAATTAATGTGTCAATAAGAATAGGTACGGTGGTGGGATTACGGTGGAAAAAAGATGGAGTGTGAGGCACTGTGGGACATGTGAGGCAGTTTAGTGCGGGGTTGGAGGAAGGACGGGCTGAAGGAAGTTCGatccaggcaaggcaaggcatgccAAGAATATGATATGAATAATAATGTATTGCAAAATATATAATATGATTCATATTCATTTCATACTAGCATATTAGCGAAACATTTTAAATATCAGCACATTTAAATTATTAGTAACAtttatattttgtcatttccctgtCTTGATGTCATTACATGTTTTGGCCACCTTGGCAATGTCAATGCCAACCCctcccctgccccaccccacacCTACCCCCCCGCCACCTAAATATATGCCTATGGCCGAGACATGTTTACTTGTGTAGTGAATTTCATATGGTACGGATGCCAGCTGGGCGTACAACGTTAGTAAATCTCCCTTCCGaggcctttacattacattagattacatttggGAGCCGTTTTTTTTACCAAAGCAACTTAAAATCGACTTCTAACTCTGTACTCTAATATGGCAATCCCAAAACTAAGTTATCTGCCAAAGTCGCAAGCGACACTGAAATATTGTCTTCTACCAAGTCTTATTTTCAGTTGACACGTGTCATTGACAAGCCCTGGGTACCAAGTCTGGTTGGATGCTACCGAATGCTaagctactctattctactctatgttCAAAGTCAATAAATATCcagaaataaaataatgaatgcaCTGTAACACCATCCAACGTAATATCTTCTAGccaatgtacagtagcctactcaccaTAATTCGAAACGTTAACAGAACCGCTTTTTGAGGACTTCATGGGACGATCTTCTCTCTTTCCAAAGCACCGGTAAAGACCTGCCTCCACAGTTATGGTGATGGTCTGTTTGCTATGGTTACCAGGAAGTGTGCTATTGTCCTTCAGCCAGACATACTGATTCCAGTCTGTGTAGTTTGTTATGTCACACCTGAGGGTGACGTTATCTCCAGAGTAGAAGAGACTCAGAGGAGACACTACCTCCACAGTAGCATTGGGGAGGTCTGAGGAATCAAGACATAAACGATGCACTTAGTACAGTGATTATCAAATTTAAGGCACTTAAAATGATACTATGGCATTCATGGCGATAAGctgattttacacctccccttgagttaaataattgagtgttGTCTTTCTCCTCAACTTCCAGccgttctctgagtctggcagtgaaaattctacctccaagctagcatatacatacaatggaatCGTACAGCACCAGCTACAGAAGTCCTGGGCCCTGACcaaggccttgaaatcatttcatGAAACATCAAAACGTTTGTGTGCGTTGCTGTTGAATGTCTGCTTAAGCGgtatcattaattaattaattaattcattcattcattcattcattgagcgatattgttaattaattaatgacaATTGCTAGCCTGGAGCTATAAGTAACATCACCAGACTAAGAGATGGCTGGACGTACAGGAGAAATATAAAACTCaaatatttaactcaagggaagatgTAAAATCAGCTCATTTCCAGAAACGGTGTGATATCACTTTAAAACAAAGGTGGAAGAATGCTTCTTTTACTGTAGTGATAAAACTGTATTTGTTTGTGGTAGACTCACCATTGGCTGTTATGTTGACAGGCATGCTGACATAGGGTACCACTGAGGAATCATTTTTACGTCTGTGGCACTGGTACCGACCCACATCTTCTGGGAGTGTGATGTTGATGGTCTGACTGGTCTCACCAGGAACTGGGGCTGTGCTGCTGTTCTTTATCCAGGCATACCCATGCTGGCCTGTGTACTTGGGTATTTCACAGCTGAGGGTGACTACATCTCCAGAGTAAAATGGACTCtgaggagacaccacctccactgtagGGACGGCTGAGGGAGGCAAGACAAACAGAACAAATATTTATGACAGCAGAGTTCCGATAACAACAAAGGAAAAGCGATCTGTATTAAATATTAAATGTACAGGTTGATCCACTACATAACCTACGGCAGTGAGACATGATTTGGCCAAAGGACAACAGTTCCTAAGGCAGAGGTCCTCAACATGTCTgagtctgagggctaccaagagGCTACAGAGGGCTGCTGAGGGTTACCAaaggggctactgagggctactgagggggctactgagggctaccaaggggtcTACTGAGGACTACTGAGGGGGCTGgagagggctactgagggctactgagggggctactgagggctactgagggctactgagggggctactgagggctaccaagggggctactgagggctactgagggggctactgagggctaccaagggggctactgagggctactgagggggctactgagggctactgagggctaccaagggggctactgagggctactgagggctactgagggggctactgagggctactgagggggctactgagggctactgagggggaAACTGAGGACTACTGAGGGATACCAAGGGGGCTACTGAgggggctactgagagctactgagggctactgagggctactgagggctattGAGGGGACTACTGAGGGGGCTACTGAGGGggttactgagggctactgagggctaccaagggggctactgagggctactcaaGGGTCTGTACATTGAGAATGATGTCTAAACACCATGACCTGGTCGGTGGTGACTCACCTTCATAACAGATGAAGTTAGCTTCATGCTGCTCGCCTACATCGTTCCACAGCCCACTGGACTTCATCCGTGCACGGAATGTAGATTTATTGCTACCAAAGTTGGGTTCTGTAGAGGCCCAGTGACGAAAGGAGGAgctgctgccatctgaccactcccAGGCATCTCTGAACAGGCCGATCCAGGGATAGGAATCATTTCCTCCCGTAATTAGGTCTTTGATCTTGTCGTTCTCTGTCTGGTTCCTCACGCTGGCCAGGTCGGTGTGATTCTCTCTGCAGTATCTCTGAGCATCTGTCCAGTTCTTCCCTTCTTCAACCAGCACATAGGGCTGTGTGGAGTTTGTCTCTGTAGTAGAGGATGCATCACATTTAACAAGCACAGCCTACAATCTGAAGTAATGAAACAAAGAAATGTATTGATTTACGTGACGAATCGGAGTATGTGTGCATTCATGAGTGAACAAGGgaattagaatggtgtctcactATTATAGCAAAAGAAGCGACGCAGCTCAGTGCAGACACGGTCATGCCACTTGCCCGTGGACTTGTGAATGGACCCACAGTCTTCACCTGCTCTGCTTGATGGCTGCCCTGTACCCCAGTTCCAGAACTCAGCCTCATTCTCTCCATAGAACCCCTCATCAGCCAGAGACCACTGCCACTTAGGACTGCCCCCATTCTTCAGCCCAATCCAGGCCGACCAATCATCCGGAACATTTGCATTCTTGATCACTCTCTTAACTTTCTCCAACTCTGTCATGTTGtctatggtggccaggtcagtgaacTCCTCTATGCAGTACTGCTGAGCTTCTTCCCAGGTCTTCCCCACTTTCACCACATAGAACTGACGTGGCACAGATGAGGAGAGACCACACATACctgagagaccaagagagagagagagggagagacagacagctctctgttctttgtatttttaaagtgtaTTGTGATTAAAAGAAAGACTAAATGTGTTTAAATaaaaattgttatttattatttgtgaGTGTATTGCGATTAAATAAAGCATTAATGAGACTGGGCCAGGGGTGGGAAGCCTATGACACGAGGACCGTTTACGTCCCTTGAGGCTGTGCTATCCGGCCTCCggtataatttcaatgttatgcagcttcacatctTAGAAgttatatttgcaatacaattaagttatatttcaggggacctagagaaagtCTTCATCTGCTCCAGGAAGTGTTTTTCTGTACATCAGTGTCTTGAGTGTGTTACTGACAATAAAATATGCAAATGCTTTTGTGACTGTGAAAGTGTACAGCACACATTGTCTTTGTAACACATCGTCACAAATGTAttccagcacacaaacacacacttcccttaacacacacacacacacacacacacacacacacacacacacacacacacacacacacacacacacacacacacacacacacacacacacacacacacacacacacacacacacacacagtatactgtacctacctagggtgaggaggaggaaaaacCACCCGTGAGCCATCACTGGAAACAAAATAGATTTCAAAAAATTAATTGAATAGTTTCTGCCAACCATGCAATTTGTCCTCTGAATCAAAGCGTCATGTCTTAATAACCAGCTGTCCAATCACTCCTGAAGCACTCTTCATTATTTCCCTCTCTATTTCCCTTGATCCTCCCTTCTATCATCAatgatgtcatcacgaggccacaagcccaagggaggacgagagcaggcccgtcactaggtttgagagacaggggtggcttagccccagaggaagaaaatgcgtgcGCGCAGCGCGTGCCAAATTTTTTTcggctcacctgctaaggttttgtatgaattcattattttaagtgcaaagaaatcctgcacactgtccattccaccaacaaactttaatatattgtttcggtcatccgaccttcttcatgttgtattaaagtttgttggtggaatggacagtgtgcaggatttctttacacttgaatgacaaccccactgggataatatcctacgcacctgcccacctacagaggtgtgcaaaagcgtcttcttgaacaattattttaagagcaccataccgatttttaaacactagttacagtggattttttttaaattcacattttaatgaacattccttatactgtatgtaagcaaaacaaaacatttcaaaatgttccaactgatgaatattatgtacggaagttaaaatgattagataaaaatgctgagagcataatttacacaaggacttcatgcacgtctccaggagaagcagtggtcaggaagcgattcattcaaacaggttccttacatggagaactatgcatccccggcagatattaggtcttTTTTCCTCCATTaatagctattttaatcagttcatgtctgttttcaaactgttaagacaaatattaaagctcaactataatttcaaaaagatgtcaaatggatttattacacggataTTGTAAGTGAAAATTGGCactttgggtcggaagatttcatccgtgtaagtaattacacttttctcgaggtgtcagTCACAAAGCGCAATCCTCTACCtatttcccccccgcataacatattgctgtgcactttgcttttattgctgtgcagtaggatatacagtaagtggcattaaacaataaataagcaaacaggaacatGTATTCACATGaacttcttggtggttcgtattcagtgctttactgcatttgtttttggtaaaatgtaaaataataacaataataattttttattttatttttttgcaaaatcgttgaagggggggggctaatactaatgtaaccctaaaatagggctaacgacAGCCGTGCTTGGCACCTTGTCCCTCAACTCCGGGACAGGAAAAAGCAAAACCAATTTCAGCTCagggaaaggacagagcagaggagtagcctaccaaaccaaacaaagataaagtgttgtaggctacattgccactatgggtgttttcatacctggtccctttcaaccatttaagcgaacttagacctgcagctcagcattttctgtgcatttgAAGTGTAGCCTACCCAGACCCCTCAGAAGTGAAAAGAGACTTTTATTGACGTGGTCTTAAGGTCCGTTGTGCGTTGCCAATAACGCTGAGGTGTACATAACACACACGGCTACTTTTTTTAAGCGGGtcgggtcaatattttttcatgaatatttcttgcggtcaGAGCAAGCGGGCCGGCGGGCtagggagacaaaaaaaaaaaaaaaaaaaaaaaaaaaaaaaaaaaaaaaaaaaaaaaaaaaaaacggttcggttgcattttgttttttgtcaacacccgCTTTTGTGGGGTCCCCGCGACCCCCACCAAATTAAGAAACACTGCCAtgtacacatgctctctctctctctctccttccctccctcgcttccctctcttcttcttctctcttttctctcattctctctctcgcacatgctctctctgtctctctctctctttctctctttctttctcccctctatctctctcccccctctttctccctccccctctctctctctctccctttccctctgtctttctctctctcctctccctctctctctctctctctttcacacacatgctttctctgtctctctctttctctctcttcccctctctctccctccctctctctctctctctctctccccctctttctccctccctctctctctctctctctccctccctccctctctctctcgcacacatgctctctcgctcccttcctgtctctcgctctctctccctccccctctctctttctctctctctctctctcagatgtgctctctctgtctccctctttctctctctctccccctctgtatctctctctccctccctctctctctctctctctttcacacacatgctttctctgtctctctctttctctctctccccctctctctccctccctctctctctctctctctctctctctctctctctctctctctctctctctctctctctctctctctctctccctccctctctctctctcacacatgctctctccctctctccctccctcccccttccctctttctctatctctctctctctctcatcttcctctctctttccatttccctctctctctctctctccctctctctctccccctctctctctctccccctctctctctctctcccctccctccccatctctttctctctcgcacacacacaagctctctctgtctccctatttctctctccccctctctatctctctctccctctccctctcgttctccctctctctccttccctccatctctccctccctctctctctctctctctcttactctctctctctccttccctccatctctccctctctccctctctctctatctcttccccgcctctctctcagCATTTGCATTTTATGCTGACATACAACACGTCTATCAACTACTGGAAAGGAGAATTAACAATGACAGACATTTATTCATAACTGCATCTTGCCTCAATCTTGTGATATGCAATAAAAAGatgaattaatacatttttacacGACAGCTCTgcaacccacttttgggtcctgacccaccaattaagaaacactgctataaACAGTATGGTGTCTTACTAACCAGTTTAAAGTCAACAACTTAAATTGTATtactgtagtgtgtttgtgtgtgtggttttttaacATCTCTCGtcaaattatatatattttatttcagagtatatacgtgtatatactaTATGGTGTCTGACTAACCAGTTAAAATCAACACAAAGTACTGTAGTATTTAAAGATGTAGTGTGTAGTTATTTTAGTTATCACTcttcaaacttaaaaaaaaaaatctgcagtaTTTCTTACCTGGCCAGCAGGGTAAAGTCGCCTTCACAGAAGAGTGTTGGACGGTGTGCTATCTTTGGAGGACGTCCTCTCTAGGAGACGTGTCGTGTCTTTTAAAGTGTTGGCTCAGGTGAGGGTCAGAAGAGGTCGTCTCTCTGTCACCGCTGCTCCGTTCTGGACTGCGTCCCGTCCTCCCTCCCAGTTTAAACCTGTCGTCTTTTCctggtgtccacacacacacacacacacacacacacacacacacacacacacacacacacaccacgccacacacacacacacacacacacacacacacacacacacacacacacacacacacacacacacacacacacacacacacacacacacacacacactcctccctcccAGGTTAAACCTCTCGTCTTTTCctggtgtccacacacacacacacacacacacacacacacacacacacacacacacacacacacacacacacacacacacacacacacacacacaaacactcctccCTCCCAGGTTAAACCTCTCGTCTTTTCCTGGTGTCCAGAAATGGACACTGGCTGATGTCATCACCTGATGTGTCCCTGATGTCTGGATTCTGATGCTGGATTTGCATGCAGCCACATCAGGTCTGGCAGCTAATACAGTCAGTGAATACAGGCGCTGTATTGCATACGTCACAGCAGGTATGAATacacctattcacacacacacacacacacacacacacacacacacacacacacacacacacacacacacacacacacacacacacacacacacacacacacacacacactattatactacttctactaagacaaatacatacacacacacacacacacacacacatatgcacgcacacacacacacacacacactcacacactcgcgtgcacgcacacacacacacacacacacacacacacacacacacacacacacacacacacacacacacacacacacacacacacacacacacacacacacaccgtacacacacacacacacacacacacacgcacacacacacacacacacacacacacacacacacacacacacacacacacacgctacatgcACGTACGCAGTTTGTCGTCTTCCAGTGAAACTCATCTGCATGTAGGTTCCTGATACCAGACTGGACATCTTTTGTTGTTGATATTGACACGTACGCACATCCCAATTTGACATTTTCCAGTGAAACTCATCTGCACGTAGGTAGGAGAGGGTGTCTTTGTTGTTGAAATGTTGTTGAAACTTCCTCAACTGGGATCTCATCTCAGGCCTATGCAAacactatgtacacacacacacacacacacacacacacacacacacacacacacacacacacacacacacacacacacacacacacacacacacacacacacacacacacacacacacacgcacacacacacacacacactgatacagtaGCACCCTAATGATGTtggtgtgtctcacacacacacgcacacacacaaacacacacacacacgcacacacacacacacacacacacacacacacgcacacacacacacacacacacacacacacacacacacacacacacacaggccgcacacacgcactgacgcacacacacacaaaacacacacacacacacacacacgcacacacacacacacacacacacgcgcgcacacacacacacacacacacacacacacacggacacaaacacacacacacagaggagggggTCAAAGTTGTGTCGTCACTACATTGTATGATATTGAGGAGAGAGGAccctcagatgactttgccccgggtccgaccaaagctgtcaacggccctgctcgCTGTGACCACCATCATACCTTGTggccttgcctctcctcttctcctctcctcttctcttctcctctcctctcctctcctctcctctccctcctctcctctccctcctctcctctcctctcctttcctctcctctcctctccctcttctcctctcctcttctcttctcctctcctcttctctcctctccctcttctcctctcctcacctctcttctcctctcctctcctctcctctcctctcctctccctcttctcctctcctcccctctcctctccctcttctcctctcctctccctcttctcctctcctcccctctcctctcctctcctctcctctcctctcctctccctcttctcctctcctctcctctcctctcctctgctctcctcctgtcctcccctctccctctcctctcctcctcctcacctctcttcctcctctcctctcctctcctctccctcttctcctctcctctcctctgctctcctctcctccacttctctcctctcctctcctctccacttctctcctctcctccccctctcacctctcctccccctcttctcctctcttctccacttctctcctctccactcctctcctcccctctctcctaccccctcttctcctctcctctccactcctcttatctcctcccccttttctactctcctctccactcctctcctcccctctctcctcccccctcttctcctctcctctcctctcctctcgcctcctcccctctcctactccctcttctcctctcctctcctctcctaccccctcttctcctctcctctcctctcctctcctctcctaccccctcttctcctctcctctcctctacactcctctcctccccctctcttctcctctcctcacctctcctcttctcctctcctctctcctcctcccccctcttctcctcctctcctcctctcctctcctcccctcccttctcctcctcccctcctctcctctcccccccccctcccctccccctctctccctcctccccctcttctgctctcctctcctcccctctcctcccctctctcctctcctcccctctcctctcctcccctctctcctccccctcttctcctctcctctcctctcctctctcctcatctcctctcctcccctctcatctcatctccactcctctcctctctccactctctcctccccctcttctcctctcttctcctctcctttccactcctctgctcccctctctcctcccccctcttctcctctcctctcctctcctgtcctctctcctcatctcctctcccccctcttctcttctcttctcttctcttctcttctcttctcttctcttctcttctcttctcttctcttctcttctcttcttttctcctctcctctcctctcctctctccactcctctcctctgcggtgCGGTGTTTGTGTAGTCTAGTCTACATAGATTTTTGTTTAAATTAGTACTGGGGAAAACATAGCCTAGTAAagtagccccacccgccagcagacaaaattattttttgcctgcgagtgggtctagcctgcgagtgggtctagtcTCATTGataggggccagactaaatattcacatttaatctcacatttagtctggctagCTAAAACAGTCACTATTACTATTTGGCCAgctcattttgagtgtgcattccaatatgcggactcctgtcctagtggcctcacattttgctgatgtccctcctctgtggagaaaacaattaagtttcccagctgtcagcctagccacaccaactttttggggactattcttcattcaccatcccgatagtaaatgagaaaatgacattagcttttgcaagatattgaaatacaattctgttgtcggtgacatcatcacgaggccacaaggaggcaagcgagcaaggaaggacagaagtccgcatattggaacgtacccatGATGTCACCGGCAGTGAGAAAGTGCAATATCGGCTTTTGTCACTAGGTGGAAGCAAAAGGACACAGAAGCATGAGAACAATACCTGTGAGGGATGAGAACGGCGCTGTGCTAGTGAACTTATTCCCTATTGCAATATTTCTGAATTCAGAATAATTATTGAAAGCGTACAGTACTATGAACAGCCAGAACATAATCAGTTATATGTTGGGCAGCC includes:
- the LOC134437416 gene encoding macrophage mannose receptor 1-like — translated: MGYGQERRHHHSRAETLKGEVRWKFYVVKVGKTWEEAQQYCIEEFTDLATIDNMTELEKVKRVIKNANVPDDWSAWIGLKNGGSPKWQWSLADEGFYGENEAEFWNWETNSTQPYVLVEEGKNWTDAQRYCRENHTDLASVRNQTENDKIKDLITGGNDSYPWIGLFRDAWEWSDGSSSSFRHWASTEPNFGSNKSTFRARMKSSGLWNDVGEQHEANFICYEDKYILVKEQKTWKEALEYCREHHEDLVSVSSEQIQRWVAGWAKGASTPYVWVGLRYSCNLGFWFWVSGEIICYDNWASDQERDRGCTHKVGAVNRKGGKWVSFEENAEHNFICTKEGQWN